From Saccharothrix espanaensis DSM 44229, the proteins below share one genomic window:
- a CDS encoding CDGSH iron-sulfur domain-containing protein, translating to MPTPRDKRRVTIVPGGPMLVEGPVELVLDDGTVVESDRFVVAVCACRRSKRFPFCDTSHRARRR from the coding sequence GTGCCGACGCCGCGTGACAAGCGCCGGGTCACCATCGTCCCCGGCGGTCCGATGCTTGTGGAAGGACCGGTCGAGCTGGTGCTGGACGACGGCACGGTGGTCGAGTCCGACCGGTTCGTGGTGGCGGTGTGCGCGTGTCGCCGCAGCAAGCGGTTCCCGTTCTGCGACACCAGTCACCGTGCGCGTCGGCGGTGA
- a CDS encoding lycopene cyclase domain-containing protein, with amino-acid sequence MPEYLVAALLSVVVVVVLELAVLRTGLFRNPVYWAALAIMFAFQVPVDGWLTKLDAPVVRYADWAISGVRFPWDIPVEDFLFAFSMITLTLALWERRKETAR; translated from the coding sequence GTGCCTGAATACCTCGTCGCGGCGCTCCTGTCGGTGGTGGTGGTCGTAGTGCTGGAACTGGCGGTGCTGCGCACCGGGCTGTTCCGCAACCCCGTCTACTGGGCGGCGCTCGCCATCATGTTCGCCTTCCAAGTCCCGGTCGACGGGTGGCTGACCAAGCTGGACGCCCCGGTGGTCCGTTACGCGGACTGGGCGATCAGCGGGGTGCGGTTCCCGTGGGACATCCCGGTGGAGGACTTCTTGTTCGCCTTCTCGATGATCACCCTGACGTTGGCGTTGTGGGAACGCCGCAAGGAGACCGCCCGATGA
- a CDS encoding iron-containing redox enzyme family protein: protein MTHTLHALGAAALPTPRGPLSEAVITALRSDPSQWSAPTGVDGDDPYGDDLQLALHVCYELHYRGFHDAAPGWEWDPDLIRLRSAMEQVFHDALNADLPGHPDVNEVLDELLVEPVNGQGLSHHLLDQGQWWQMREHFAHRSIYHLKEADPHAWVIPRLTGRAKAALVAVEYDEYGGGHGDRMHSQLYARLLAGADLETGYLHYLDHAPAPTLATVNLMSLFGLHREQRGALVGHFAAAEITTAPSATRMATALQHLNAHPDCIEFYTEHIEADAVHEQVMRHDVIGDLLTREPELTDSIVFGIRATELLEQRLTDHTLTAWTDNHTSLLTPL, encoded by the coding sequence GTGACGCATACTCTGCACGCTCTGGGAGCCGCCGCCCTGCCCACTCCGCGTGGGCCGCTGTCCGAGGCGGTCATCACGGCCCTGCGATCCGACCCGTCGCAGTGGTCCGCACCCACCGGCGTGGACGGGGACGACCCGTACGGCGACGACCTCCAACTCGCGCTGCACGTGTGCTACGAACTGCACTACCGCGGCTTCCACGACGCCGCACCAGGCTGGGAATGGGACCCCGACCTCATCCGGCTGCGCTCCGCGATGGAACAGGTGTTCCACGACGCGTTGAACGCCGACCTGCCCGGACACCCAGACGTCAACGAGGTCCTGGACGAACTCCTGGTCGAACCCGTCAACGGGCAGGGACTGAGCCACCACCTGCTCGACCAGGGCCAGTGGTGGCAGATGCGGGAACACTTCGCCCACCGGTCCATCTACCACCTCAAGGAAGCAGACCCCCACGCCTGGGTCATCCCCCGCCTCACCGGCCGGGCCAAAGCCGCACTCGTCGCCGTCGAGTACGACGAATACGGCGGCGGACACGGCGACCGGATGCACTCCCAGCTCTACGCCCGACTACTCGCCGGCGCGGACTTGGAGACCGGCTACCTGCACTACCTCGACCACGCACCCGCGCCGACGCTGGCGACCGTGAACCTCATGTCCCTGTTCGGACTCCACCGCGAACAACGCGGCGCACTCGTAGGCCACTTCGCCGCCGCCGAGATCACCACCGCACCCAGCGCCACCCGCATGGCCACAGCACTCCAACACCTCAACGCCCACCCCGACTGCATCGAGTTCTACACCGAACACATCGAAGCCGACGCCGTACACGAACAAGTCATGCGACACGACGTCATCGGCGACCTCCTCACCCGCGAACCCGAACTCACCGACTCGATCGTCTTCGGCATCCGCGCCACCGAACTGCTCGAACAACGACTCACCGACCACACCCTCACCGCCTGGACCGACAACCACACCTCACTGCTCACACCGCTGTGA
- a CDS encoding SDR family oxidoreductase yields MPKQLSEQVVVVVGASSGIGRATALRLAARGARVVCAARNLPALDTLVAQIGERAMAVRTDITDEAAVHALARAAEQRFGRIDTWVNVAGVGVVGRVEDVPAAEFDRVMRVNFLGHVHGVQAALPALRRAGGGAVIGISSVEGVRSVPWQAPYAASKFALRALYDSLRVELAQTGDPITVTTILPAAVDTPFFEHSRTHLGVLPKPPAPVYAPELVADAVATAAEHPRREIPVGGAAAVFFLGQRLFPAMTDALMSVRALAEHLSRKSGPDNEVDNLHTTVAGPGRIRGSYPGRVMRRSLFTTLASRLPRPGEILAAAVSRSNGSNGSNGR; encoded by the coding sequence ATGCCGAAGCAACTGTCGGAACAGGTCGTGGTCGTGGTCGGGGCTTCGTCGGGCATCGGGCGGGCCACCGCCCTGCGGCTCGCCGCACGCGGCGCGCGGGTCGTGTGCGCCGCGCGGAACCTCCCGGCGTTGGACACCCTGGTCGCGCAGATCGGGGAACGGGCGATGGCGGTGCGGACCGACATCACCGACGAGGCCGCGGTCCACGCCCTGGCGCGCGCCGCCGAACAGCGGTTCGGGCGGATCGACACGTGGGTCAACGTGGCCGGGGTGGGCGTGGTCGGCCGGGTCGAGGACGTGCCCGCCGCCGAGTTCGACCGGGTCATGAGGGTGAACTTCCTCGGTCACGTCCACGGCGTGCAGGCGGCCCTGCCCGCCCTGCGCCGAGCCGGCGGCGGGGCGGTCATCGGCATCTCCTCCGTGGAGGGCGTGCGGTCGGTGCCGTGGCAGGCCCCGTACGCGGCGAGCAAGTTCGCCCTGCGCGCGCTCTACGACAGCCTGCGGGTGGAACTGGCCCAGACCGGCGACCCGATCACGGTCACCACCATCCTGCCCGCCGCGGTCGACACGCCGTTCTTCGAGCACTCCCGCACCCACCTGGGCGTGCTGCCCAAGCCGCCGGCGCCCGTGTACGCGCCCGAGCTCGTCGCCGACGCCGTGGCGACGGCCGCCGAACACCCGCGACGCGAGATCCCGGTAGGCGGCGCGGCGGCGGTGTTCTTCCTCGGCCAACGCCTGTTCCCCGCGATGACCGACGCGCTGATGTCGGTGCGCGCACTGGCCGAGCACCTGTCCCGCAAGAGCGGCCCGGACAACGAGGTGGACAACCTCCACACGACCGTCGCCGGGCCCGGACGCATCCGGGGGTCGTACCCCGGTCGGGTGATGCGGCGCAGCCTGTTCACCACGCTCGCGTCCCGCCTGCCCCGACCGGGTGAAATCCTCGCCGCCGCGGTCTCCCGGTCGAACGGGTCGAACGGGTCGAACGGGAGGTGA
- a CDS encoding catalase, which translates to MVSKNPAEVVVSALKKAVEKVTEAAEPAIPGAPGSEPPSVAEPTEPREPLPPKPDQDAPETVTPTGAPTGAPKTANSQQGAFLTTAQGVRLYDTDHSLKAGERGPTLLQDHHLREKIMHFDHERIPERVVHARGAGAHGVFVGYGTAENICKAGFLKEGVSTPVFVRFSTVVGSRGSADTVRDTRGFATKFYTDEGTFDLVGNNIPVFFIQDGIKFPDIIHAVKPHPDREIPQAQSAHDTFWDFVSQHTEATHHMMWHVSDRGVPRSYRTMEGFGVHTFRLVNEAGETSLVKFHWKPKLGVHSLLWEEAQMISGFDPDFHRRDLYDAIESGAFPQWEFGVQVFPDTPDQTFEGIDLLDSTKIVPEELAPVQPIGMLTLNRNPTNFFAESEQVAFHTGHLVPGIDVTDDPLLHARLFSYLDTQLTRLGGPNFGQIPINRPHAPVNDMLRDGFHQHAVHGGVAPYKPNSLDGGCPFFAGSKDLAYVEVPQRVAEATKVRKAPESFADHFTQPRQFFHSLSPLEQEHVIRAITFELGKCYEQAIKERQLLVLAKVDTRLAAEVATGLGLPAPEAEALPEVVPSPALSQLGQEWPIDGRMVGIVVDADAPDGLDGVAAVREALFAAGVVPLVIAAHGGELGQGLVAQRTFATARSVEFDALLLAATPPPAPDALPARDEKATGGSPVDPRVDLLVEETYRHAKAIGAWGTAAVGSGPGIVTGDNPTEVAEQVLTLMRQHRVWNRLTAGQEPPQA; encoded by the coding sequence GTGGTGTCCAAGAACCCGGCGGAGGTCGTCGTGAGCGCGTTGAAGAAGGCTGTCGAGAAGGTGACGGAGGCGGCCGAACCGGCCATTCCGGGAGCGCCGGGGAGCGAGCCGCCCTCGGTCGCCGAGCCGACCGAGCCGCGCGAGCCGCTGCCCCCCAAACCAGACCAGGACGCTCCGGAGACGGTGACCCCGACCGGTGCGCCGACGGGTGCGCCGAAGACGGCGAACAGCCAGCAGGGGGCGTTTCTGACCACCGCGCAGGGCGTGCGCCTGTATGACACGGACCACTCGCTGAAGGCCGGCGAGCGCGGTCCGACGTTGTTGCAGGACCACCACCTGCGCGAGAAGATCATGCACTTCGACCACGAACGCATCCCGGAGCGGGTGGTGCACGCCCGTGGCGCGGGCGCGCACGGCGTGTTCGTGGGCTACGGGACCGCCGAGAACATCTGCAAGGCGGGGTTCTTGAAGGAGGGTGTGTCGACGCCGGTGTTCGTGCGGTTCTCCACGGTGGTGGGGTCGCGCGGTTCGGCGGACACGGTGCGGGACACGCGTGGGTTCGCGACGAAGTTCTACACCGACGAGGGCACGTTCGACCTCGTGGGCAACAACATCCCGGTGTTCTTCATCCAGGACGGGATCAAGTTCCCCGACATCATCCACGCGGTGAAGCCGCACCCGGACCGGGAGATCCCGCAGGCGCAGAGCGCGCACGACACGTTCTGGGACTTCGTCTCCCAGCACACCGAGGCCACCCACCACATGATGTGGCACGTTTCGGACCGGGGGGTGCCGCGCTCGTACCGGACCATGGAGGGGTTCGGCGTCCACACCTTCCGGCTGGTGAACGAAGCCGGTGAGACGTCGCTGGTGAAGTTCCACTGGAAGCCGAAGCTCGGTGTGCACTCCCTGCTGTGGGAGGAAGCGCAGATGATCAGCGGCTTCGACCCGGACTTCCACCGCCGGGACCTGTACGACGCGATCGAGTCCGGCGCGTTCCCGCAGTGGGAGTTCGGGGTCCAGGTGTTCCCGGACACGCCCGACCAGACCTTCGAGGGCATCGACCTGCTGGACTCGACCAAGATCGTGCCCGAGGAACTGGCCCCGGTGCAGCCGATCGGGATGCTCACGCTCAACCGCAACCCGACGAACTTCTTCGCCGAGTCCGAACAGGTCGCCTTCCACACCGGCCACCTCGTGCCCGGCATCGACGTCACCGACGACCCGCTGCTGCACGCCCGCCTGTTCTCCTACCTCGACACCCAGCTGACCCGGCTGGGCGGGCCGAACTTCGGGCAGATCCCGATCAACCGACCGCACGCGCCGGTCAACGACATGCTGCGCGACGGGTTCCACCAGCACGCCGTGCACGGCGGTGTCGCGCCCTACAAGCCGAACTCGCTGGACGGCGGCTGCCCGTTCTTCGCGGGCTCGAAGGACCTGGCGTACGTGGAGGTGCCGCAACGGGTCGCCGAGGCCACGAAGGTCCGCAAGGCGCCCGAGTCGTTCGCCGACCACTTCACCCAGCCCCGGCAGTTCTTCCACAGCCTGAGCCCGCTGGAGCAGGAGCACGTGATCCGCGCGATCACCTTCGAGCTGGGCAAGTGCTACGAGCAGGCGATCAAGGAACGCCAGCTGCTGGTGCTGGCCAAGGTGGACACGAGGCTGGCCGCGGAGGTCGCCACCGGGCTCGGTCTGCCCGCCCCGGAGGCCGAGGCGCTGCCCGAGGTGGTGCCGAGCCCGGCGCTGTCCCAGCTCGGCCAGGAATGGCCGATCGACGGCCGGATGGTCGGTATCGTCGTGGACGCGGACGCCCCGGACGGCCTCGACGGCGTCGCCGCGGTGCGGGAGGCGCTGTTCGCGGCCGGTGTCGTGCCGCTGGTGATCGCCGCGCACGGCGGGGAGCTCGGGCAGGGCCTGGTCGCCCAGCGCACGTTCGCCACCGCGCGATCGGTCGAGTTCGACGCGCTCCTGCTCGCCGCGACGCCTCCGCCGGCGCCCGACGCGCTGCCCGCCCGCGACGAGAAGGCCACCGGCGGATCTCCGGTCGACCCCCGGGTCGACCTGCTCGTGGAGGAGACCTACCGGCACGCCAAGGCGATCGGTGCGTGGGGCACGGCGGCCGTCGGTTCCGGGCCGGGGATCGTCACCGGGGACAACCCGACCGAGGTGGCCGAGCAGGTGCTCACCCTGATGCGCCAACACCGCGTCTGGAACCGCCTCACCGCGGGTCAGGAGCCGCCGCAAGCCTGA
- a CDS encoding lycopene cyclase domain-containing protein — protein MERWQYAALMVLCLAVTVPLEPLGAGVYRRGAGAVVRAVFPVVVVFGAWDLVAIARGHWTFGSEFISGVVLPGGMPIEELLFFVVVPLCALSTYEAVGSVIRRVTTRGVSA, from the coding sequence ATGGAGCGTTGGCAGTACGCGGCGCTGATGGTGCTGTGCCTGGCGGTGACCGTGCCGCTCGAACCGCTGGGCGCCGGGGTGTACCGGCGTGGCGCGGGTGCCGTCGTGCGGGCGGTGTTTCCCGTGGTGGTGGTGTTCGGCGCGTGGGACCTCGTGGCGATCGCGCGCGGGCACTGGACGTTCGGGTCCGAGTTCATCTCGGGAGTGGTCCTGCCGGGCGGGATGCCGATAGAGGAGTTGCTGTTCTTCGTGGTCGTGCCGTTGTGCGCGCTGAGCACCTACGAGGCGGTCGGCAGCGTGATCCGGCGCGTGACGACCAGGGGTGTCAGTGCCTGA
- a CDS encoding aminotransferase class I/II-fold pyridoxal phosphate-dependent enzyme: MDHSEVPVLDALQDFRDHGYTPFNPPGHRQGRGVDPRVLDVLGRDLFAADVITPNGLDDRRTTGRVLERAQELMADAVNADHAFFSTCGSSLSVKSAMLAVAGPHEKLIVPRHAHKSVISALILSGVCPVWIAPHWDAERHLAHPPGPDEVRALFRAEPEAKGMLLVTPTDYGTCGDIRAVAEACHEFGKPLIVDEAWGAHLPFHPDLPPWAMDADADLCVTSVHKSGAAVEQSSVFHLQGDRVDPAALKAREDLLGTTSATSLVYASLDGWRRQMVQHGKALLTSDLALARTTRASLDELPGLRVMGEAEFTGPSLADSLDPLKLVVDVSGLDISGYQAADWLREHRRVTVGLSDHRRIVAHFTHADDERSAGVLVDALRALTRDAGSLPTPKPVDLPSPRELQLETAMLPRDAFFATVEQVPADQAVGRIAAEMITPYPPGAPAVLPGEVITREILDYVRSGLAAGMVLPDPADPDLESVRVVAR; encoded by the coding sequence ATGGATCACAGCGAAGTGCCCGTGCTCGACGCGTTGCAGGACTTCCGCGACCACGGCTACACGCCGTTCAACCCGCCCGGCCACCGCCAAGGCCGCGGTGTGGACCCCAGGGTGCTCGACGTCCTGGGCCGGGACCTCTTCGCCGCGGACGTCATCACACCCAACGGCCTGGACGACCGCCGCACCACCGGCCGCGTGCTGGAACGCGCCCAGGAGCTGATGGCCGACGCGGTGAACGCCGACCACGCGTTCTTCTCGACCTGCGGCAGCTCACTGTCGGTCAAGAGCGCCATGCTGGCCGTCGCCGGGCCGCACGAGAAGCTCATCGTGCCCCGTCACGCGCACAAGTCGGTCATCTCGGCGCTGATCCTCAGCGGCGTCTGCCCGGTGTGGATCGCACCGCACTGGGACGCCGAGCGGCACCTCGCGCACCCGCCCGGCCCCGACGAGGTGCGGGCGCTGTTCCGGGCCGAGCCGGAGGCCAAGGGGATGCTGCTGGTCACCCCCACCGACTACGGCACCTGCGGCGACATCCGCGCGGTGGCCGAGGCGTGCCACGAGTTCGGCAAACCCCTGATCGTGGACGAGGCGTGGGGCGCGCACCTGCCGTTCCACCCCGACCTGCCGCCGTGGGCCATGGACGCCGACGCCGACCTGTGCGTGACCAGCGTGCACAAGTCGGGTGCGGCCGTGGAGCAGAGTTCCGTGTTCCACCTCCAAGGCGACCGGGTCGACCCCGCCGCGCTCAAGGCGCGGGAAGACCTCCTGGGCACCACCAGCGCCACGTCGCTGGTGTACGCGAGCCTGGACGGCTGGCGACGCCAGATGGTCCAGCACGGCAAGGCGCTGCTGACCTCGGACCTCGCCCTGGCCCGCACCACCCGCGCGAGCCTCGACGAGCTGCCGGGCCTGCGGGTCATGGGCGAAGCCGAGTTCACCGGGCCCTCCCTCGCCGACTCGCTCGACCCGCTCAAGCTCGTGGTGGACGTGTCCGGCCTGGACATCAGCGGCTACCAGGCCGCCGACTGGCTGCGCGAGCACCGCCGCGTCACCGTCGGGCTCTCCGACCACCGCCGGATCGTCGCGCACTTCACCCACGCCGACGACGAGCGGTCCGCCGGCGTGCTCGTGGACGCGCTGCGCGCGCTGACCCGCGACGCCGGATCGCTGCCGACCCCGAAACCGGTCGACCTGCCTTCACCGCGCGAGCTGCAACTGGAGACCGCCATGCTGCCGCGCGACGCGTTCTTCGCCACCGTCGAACAGGTCCCCGCCGACCAGGCCGTCGGCCGGATCGCCGCCGAGATGATCACCCCCTACCCGCCGGGCGCGCCCGCCGTGCTGCCCGGCGAGGTCATCACCCGGGAGATCCTCGACTACGTCCGCAGCGGCCTGGCCGCCGGCATGGTGCTGCCCGACCCCGCCGACCCTGATCTGGAGTCGGTCCGCGTGGTGGCCCGCTGA
- a CDS encoding class I SAM-dependent methyltransferase, which produces MTEITAGTVSGAFDTSARGYDRLVGLNPGYHAALRASARALRLPERGRGARVLDLGCGTGASTAALVEAAPEAEVVAVDASAGMLAAARRKRWPDRVEFVHSRAEDLAAAGVRGPFDAVFAAYLVRNLPEPDPVLRHVRALLKPGAPFVVLDYAIANSALRRAVWTAVCWSVVIPAGWAVTGDRGLYTYLWRSALDFDDADAFRDRLRRAGFTGVRRGSAGGWQRGITHTFLGRAPERG; this is translated from the coding sequence ATGACGGAGATCACGGCCGGCACGGTGTCCGGGGCGTTCGACACGTCCGCGCGCGGCTATGACCGGCTGGTCGGGCTCAACCCCGGCTACCACGCGGCACTGCGCGCGTCGGCTCGGGCGTTGCGGCTGCCCGAGCGGGGCAGGGGGGCGCGGGTGCTCGACCTGGGCTGCGGGACGGGTGCCTCCACCGCCGCACTGGTGGAGGCCGCGCCCGAGGCCGAGGTGGTGGCGGTGGACGCGTCGGCGGGGATGCTCGCCGCCGCCCGCCGCAAGCGGTGGCCCGACCGGGTCGAGTTCGTGCACTCGCGAGCCGAGGACCTGGCCGCCGCCGGGGTGCGCGGGCCGTTCGACGCGGTGTTCGCCGCGTACCTGGTGCGCAACCTGCCCGAGCCGGACCCGGTGCTGCGGCACGTCCGCGCCCTGCTCAAGCCCGGAGCGCCGTTCGTGGTGCTCGACTACGCGATCGCGAACTCGGCCCTGCGCCGGGCGGTCTGGACGGCGGTGTGCTGGTCGGTGGTGATCCCGGCGGGGTGGGCGGTCACCGGCGACCGCGGCCTCTACACCTACCTGTGGCGCAGCGCGCTGGACTTCGACGACGCCGACGCCTTCCGCGACCGGCTGCGCCGCGCCGGGTTCACCGGCGTGCGCCGGGGCAGTGCGGGAGGCTGGCAGCGGGGGATCACGCACACGTTCCTCGGGCGTGCCCCGGAGCGCGGGTGA
- a CDS encoding APC family permease has protein sequence MSTSLKRAASTSLLYFFVLGDILGAGVYVLVGQVAAEVGGAVWLPLVTALLLASLTAASYVELVTKYPRAGGSAHYATRAFGPAAGSLVGFCMVAGGVVSVAALARAFAGDYLDALVGLPTVPVVVVFLAALAALNIRGVRESLRANAVATVIEVGGLVLVIGLGAWVVLRGDADLSRLSQVDTGGGAVQAVLAGTVLAYYSFVGFETSVNLAEEVRDPRRSYPRALFGALATAGAVYLLVGAVTSAVVPTDRLAASDGPLLEVVRAAGGVPGWLFGVIALVAVANGALLTGIMSSRLAYGMARDGLLPTALTRVLPGRRTPWVAVLVTSAASLVLALTGEVAALAETLVLLLLVVFTAVNAAVLVLRRDEGEVDHFRVPVVVPCLALASCLLLFTQVDGEVWLRGLLLVGLGAVLAAANHFRRRTA, from the coding sequence ATGTCGACCAGCTTGAAACGGGCCGCGAGCACGTCGCTGCTCTACTTCTTCGTCCTCGGGGACATCCTCGGCGCGGGCGTCTACGTCCTCGTGGGCCAGGTCGCCGCCGAGGTGGGCGGCGCGGTCTGGTTGCCCCTGGTCACCGCCCTTCTGCTGGCCTCCCTCACGGCCGCGAGCTACGTCGAGCTCGTCACGAAGTACCCCAGAGCCGGCGGGTCGGCCCACTACGCGACCCGCGCCTTCGGGCCGGCCGCGGGGTCGCTGGTGGGGTTCTGCATGGTGGCCGGCGGGGTGGTGTCGGTGGCGGCGCTGGCCCGCGCGTTCGCCGGTGACTACCTCGACGCGCTCGTCGGGCTGCCCACCGTGCCGGTGGTGGTCGTGTTCCTCGCCGCGCTGGCCGCGCTCAACATCCGCGGGGTGAGGGAATCGCTGCGCGCGAACGCCGTGGCCACCGTGATCGAGGTCGGCGGGTTGGTGCTCGTCATCGGGCTCGGTGCGTGGGTGGTGCTGCGCGGGGACGCCGACCTGTCGCGGTTGTCCCAGGTGGACACCGGTGGTGGCGCGGTCCAGGCGGTCCTGGCCGGTACCGTGCTCGCCTACTACTCCTTCGTCGGGTTCGAGACGTCGGTCAACCTCGCCGAGGAGGTCCGCGACCCGCGCCGGTCCTACCCCCGGGCGTTGTTCGGCGCGCTGGCCACCGCCGGGGCGGTGTACCTGCTGGTCGGAGCCGTGACCAGCGCGGTCGTGCCGACGGACCGGCTGGCCGCGTCGGACGGCCCGCTGCTGGAGGTGGTGCGCGCCGCGGGCGGCGTGCCGGGGTGGCTGTTCGGCGTGATCGCCCTGGTCGCGGTGGCCAACGGGGCGCTGCTGACCGGGATCATGTCCTCCCGGCTGGCCTACGGCATGGCCCGGGACGGGCTGCTGCCGACCGCCCTGACCCGGGTCCTGCCGGGCCGCCGCACGCCGTGGGTCGCGGTGCTGGTCACCTCGGCGGCGTCGCTGGTGCTCGCGCTCACCGGCGAGGTCGCGGCGCTGGCGGAAACCCTCGTGCTCCTGCTCCTGGTCGTGTTCACCGCGGTCAACGCCGCCGTGCTCGTGCTGCGGCGGGACGAGGGCGAGGTCGACCACTTCCGGGTGCCCGTCGTCGTCCCGTGCCTGGCCCTGGCGTCGTGCCTGCTGCTGTTCACCCAGGTCGACGGCGAGGTGTGGCTGCGCGGCCTGCTCCTGGTCGGACTCGGCGCGGTGCTCGCCGCGGCGAACCACTTCCGGCGGCGCACTGCATGA
- a CDS encoding HemK2/MTQ2 family protein methyltransferase has protein sequence MWMLRPPGVYRPQEDTWLLAEALVDAGIPSGASVLDACTGTGFLGVAAGLAGAGEVTAVDISRRAVASARINGWVRGVAVRALRTDFAGLVGRSRFDVVLSNPPYVPSPPGVPKGAARAWDAGERGRSVLDRLCTALPSLLVDRGMALIVHSELCDGDRTLDRLREGGLKAAVVARRTVPFGPVLRGRARWLRDKGLLASGQDREELVVIRADAA, from the coding sequence ATGTGGATGCTGAGACCACCTGGTGTGTACCGCCCGCAGGAGGACACGTGGTTGCTCGCCGAAGCTCTGGTCGACGCGGGGATACCGTCGGGCGCGAGCGTCCTCGACGCGTGCACGGGTACCGGTTTCCTGGGGGTGGCGGCGGGTCTGGCGGGAGCCGGTGAGGTGACCGCGGTGGACATCAGCAGGCGGGCGGTGGCCTCCGCCCGGATCAACGGGTGGGTCCGCGGTGTCGCCGTCAGGGCGCTGCGCACTGATTTCGCCGGCTTGGTGGGGCGGTCGCGGTTCGACGTGGTGCTGTCGAACCCGCCGTACGTGCCCAGCCCGCCGGGCGTGCCGAAAGGGGCCGCGCGGGCTTGGGACGCGGGGGAGCGGGGGCGCTCGGTGCTCGACCGGTTGTGCACCGCCCTGCCGTCGCTGCTGGTGGACCGGGGCATGGCCCTGATCGTCCACTCCGAACTGTGCGACGGCGACCGCACGCTGGACCGCCTGCGGGAGGGCGGGTTGAAGGCGGCCGTCGTCGCCCGCCGGACCGTGCCGTTCGGACCGGTCCTGCGCGGGCGGGCCAGGTGGTTGCGCGACAAGGGGTTGCTGGCTTCGGGGCAGGACCGGGAGGAGCTGGTGGTGATCCGTGCCGACGCCGCGTGA
- a CDS encoding DUF6292 family protein — MRVEWDFDDSVVRALQSYVRLVADELRLSGESSYVQVEPPRSVYVALDGRLPGYPDRDVALVWDETAGWAVALETHSGEDLIVQARFGADRVPPPAAVARWVRQVFDGQPTTGTRTAADGWSKGDLAVRLAPYAGSGRGTRPWRDVHLLDVAEHSVQ; from the coding sequence ATGCGGGTGGAATGGGACTTCGACGACTCCGTGGTGCGAGCGCTACAGAGCTACGTCCGGCTGGTCGCCGACGAGCTGCGGCTGTCCGGCGAGAGTTCGTACGTGCAGGTGGAACCTCCGAGGAGCGTGTACGTGGCGCTGGACGGCCGACTCCCGGGCTACCCCGACCGTGACGTGGCGCTCGTCTGGGACGAGACCGCCGGGTGGGCCGTGGCGCTGGAGACGCACAGTGGCGAAGACCTGATCGTCCAGGCCAGGTTCGGCGCGGACCGGGTGCCCCCGCCGGCGGCGGTGGCCCGGTGGGTGCGCCAGGTGTTCGACGGTCAGCCGACGACCGGAACGCGAACCGCGGCGGACGGGTGGAGCAAGGGCGATCTGGCGGTACGGCTGGCGCCGTATGCCGGCTCCGGGCGGGGGACGCGGCCGTGGCGCGACGTCCACCTCCTCGACGTCGCCGAGCACTCGGTCCAGTGA